DNA sequence from the Methanolobus sp. ZRKC5 genome:
AAACCAATCCCGATATCGAACACATAGCTATCAACAGAATTAAATTAGAAAGATAAATATTCTACTAAAACAATTTTCATTATATAATTTCAAGAAGTTGATCACATGAACAATACTGAAATATCAGAAAAACTCACAGAAATACTCGAACTTAGACATGAACCAGTTGCTGTAAAGATAATAAAGAAGGGAGAAAAGATTCCTGACGGATTTGACGAACCTGACAGCAATATAAGGCACTGCCAATCAATTATGCAAGCAAAAAACGGAGAATCTTTTGTTATTCCTGCCGACAAACACGCTTGCGTGGTTGGTGCTTCCAGCATGGGCCTGATGCCAACACCTCCCAAAGTAAAAGAAGGTGATTTCCATGCGAACCTAGGCATGTTCGAATGTGCCGACGCTGCAGCAAATATGATATCCCAACGTAGCGAACTGGAAGAAGGCAGTACAATCGCTACAGTCGTTGGTCCACTGAAGGAGTTTAAGATCAAACCTGATGTAGTGATCCTGGTGGATCTTCCTGAGACACTTTACTGGCTTGTTCCCGCAGCTACCTTCTTTGAAGGAGGCAGGCAGGACTTCAGCACAGCAGCTTTCCAGGCCACATGCGTGGATTCTACAATTATTCCTCTCCTCACAGGAAAAATGAATATGAGCCTCGGATGCTACGGATGTCGCAGATCCACAGATATAGGAAAAGACGAAATGATTGCAGGAATTCCTTATGGAAACCTCGAGAAAATGATTGAATCTCTTGATAAAATACACGACGGGCCAATGCAAAAAGCAAGACCAAAGTGATCTTAAGTTTCTTTAAAGGAAAGGGTTGGACACAACACCCATTCCTTTTATCTCATATGAGGGAATATACTCCCCCATATGACTTAGCTTAGGTCACTCTGGTGGTTTTTGAATGAAATGTGCTTACTGCGATGATAAGATGTGCCGTGAAGGCAAGGACTGTGCAGGCATAACTGATGATATCAATTATGAAGGAACTGAACTTGAATCAATGCAAACTTCAGCTGCCATCGAAGCCCGGTATTATATGCAAAAAACAAGACTGGAAGAAATAATCCTATACTCAAAAGAAATGGGATACAAAAGATTAGGTCTTGCTTTCTGTGTGGGTATGGAAAGAGAAGCAAAGATAGTTCAAAAAATACTGGAAAAGCATTTTAATGTATTCTCTGTGTGCTGCAAGGTTTCCAGTATTAACAAAGAGGACTATGACCTCGAAAAACTCCACCCTGAAACTTTTGACCCAACCTGTAATCCAATAGGTCAGGCAATGATGCTTGAAAAGAAGAAAACACAGCTAAACATCATCATAGGCCTCTGCATAGGCCATGATATTTTATTCACCCAGCATTCAGCTGCTCCGGTTACAACTTTTATAGTCAAGGACCGTGTGCTTGCACATAACCCGGCAGGTGTAATCTATTCAGGTTATTACCTGAAAAATGTTTTCGGCATTACTGACTGATTTTGAGGCTATAGAATGAAATTAACCGTTATTTACGATAATGAAGCAAACGAAGGCTTACAAAGTGGATGGGGATTTGCCTGCTTAATAGAAACAGATGAGCATAACATACTCTTTGATACAGGGTGGGATGGCCACATACTTCTTGATAACATGAATAAGTTATCCATTGATCCGAAGTCCATCGACATCCTCATCATTTCTCACCAACACTGGGACCATATGGGCGGTGTAAGCACTTTTCTAAATGAAAATCCGGATGTTAATATATATGTACCTGCAAGTTTTTCAGCCAATCTCAAAAAAGAGATGGCATCAAAAGGAAATGGAAAACTGTATGGAATAAAGGCTCCTCAGGAAATATGCAATAATATCTACACCACAGGAGAACTTGGGAAAGATATAAAAGAACAATCTCTGGTGCTGAAATCTGAAAACGGCCTTTATGTCCTTACTGGCTGCGCACATCCAGGTCTTTCCCCAATAATAGAAGCTGCATCTTCTTTTGGCGATGTAACTGGCATCTTTGGTGGTTTACATGACAGCCAGGAATATGGATTATTCAAAAATATGCAACTGATAGGTGCAGGACATTGTACATCGCATAAAGATGCTATAAGAAAAATGTACCAGGATAAATTTGTAAAGATATTCGCCGGCTATTCCATAGACATCTAAGATGTCACAAACCATTTGTAAATACGGAAGAAACACAGAAGATAAATATTGTAAAGCATCCTGAGACCGGACAGCTCTGGGAGAGCTGCAATAACATATAATAGAATACTGGATTTTTTAATTTTTAATGAATTAAAACCAAGTAATTCAGTACATATGACAGTACTGAATTACATTATAAATATTAACAGGCGTAACTGCCGAACATCGATTTTGCAGACTCTACCAGATCAGGCAACATAGCCACAGGAATACCCATAATCATTTCCTCATCCTGTATCTCTGTGTATTTTCTGCTTCCACTGCAACCGATAGTGACACCAGCTTCACCGGTTAGATATGGATAGGCAACACCGTCTGCACAGACACTTTGTTTACCTGCAAAGCCTGCATTGACACGGCCTCCTGTTTTGTGAAGCAAAGCCTGTGATAGCTCCATGACCTGTCCGGGCTTAGCGATTATGAGAACCACATCTGGTGCGAATGTAGCTTTTTCAAGCGGCGAATAAAGAATGGCTTTGACAGAATTAGCTGGTACCATTGGAACTCTCTCCATGGTTGACTTTGCAGAATCAAGAGAAGCAAAGTGGTTCAGATTAAAATAAACTTCACCGTTCTTGAGTTTAGGACTCATTTCCGTCAACCCCATGACAGCAGCTCCACCTTTACACATCTGATTATCAAGCAAAGAATAGAACTGGGTACCCAACCTTCTTGAGTTGTCTACCATCTGACAGTGCCTTGTTTTTTCATCTATCTGGGGAATTTCCGCAGGAATCTCTTCGTCAGCCTGTACCAGATGGACAGCAACCGGAGATGTTGTTATTTGAAGAATATCTATGAGTTCTTTGCCTAGAATTTGAATTTTTTCGTTGTCCATTGTGATCTCCCCTATTAAATAAAAGATTATGATGTAAGTGTGTACGCAGTATACATGTTTCTGGATGTGCACAAAGCATGCACTACTACGGATGTGCACATAGTATGCACAACTGATATATGAAGTTTACCACCCAAATACAGAAAATTTGAATAATACCGAATTAGGAAAGATAATCATATGAGCAACATAGCAACTATCAATTTAGTATTTAAATGGTTTGGGTTTTGCTTATATATTTCCTCCCACTTGTGTATAATATAGCAGAAAAACACGATAAACAGATATGTTGAGATCCTTACTCAAAAATCCAAAATATTGCCAGAATTAGATAGCAATACAAAGAAAATATCCCAGTTGTCGTGAATACTGACAAACAAATAGGCTGCATACATCTTTCTTTTGAAATGATGTACCAATAAGGTATTGTCATAATGCTCTGCAGGAGTATTTGAAGAAATCTGTTGCCTTGTTCAAAACTTTGAAAGCGAGGTATCGCTGGTGCCACGAGGAATTTGAAGCATAAGTCTAGGATATAAGGGAAAACTTATCGGAATATCAATTTCCAGTTATTTTATTGGTCATTGATACTGAAAATCAAATCATCACTGATACCACTACTAAGATGTTAAACCCACATCAAGCGAAAAATGAGAAAATACGAAGAGTGATTTTATGTCAGATAATTACAAATGGTTTCTAAAAGATGCAGTCGTGGATAAAGGCATGTGCACATTTTGTGGTGCATGTGCTGCAGTTTGCCCATATGATATCATCGATTTTGATGAGAATGGTGCCAAAATAAAAGATGAATGCTACAGAAATGGAGAAGGTGCATGCAAAGATGTCTGCCAGAGAGTGATGACAGATGCAGCGCGTATCTCTATGAATGTATTTAATTTCAAAGCAAGGCCACCGACACTCATTGGCCAATATGAAAGAATAGTTGCTGCACGTGCAACAGACCCACAGATACTAGAGAATGGACAGGATGGCGGAGCTGTTACAGCCCTCCTTGCATACTGCTTTGATAATGGACTCATAGATGGTGCTTCCATCATTGCGGGATTATCCAAACCCAATGTCCGAATTGTAACTAACAAAGATGAACTGTTAGAATCCCAAGGTGCCAAGTACTCAACCATACCTGTTATGAGTGCTCTTCGTCACATAGGGGATGAACTCGACAATGTTGCAATGGTAGGTTTACCCTGTCAAACCTATGGAGCAAGAAGAACACAATTCTTCAAAGGACTTAATGTTCACCCGATAGAAGTTGGAATGAACGGTGAAAAGACATCACTGCCAAATGTACCTTACGTTATAGGTCTTTTCTGTATGGAGAATTTCAATTTTGAAAAATTATCCTCTTACCTCATGGATGCAGGTGTAGATTTAAGCAAGGTCAAAAAGTATGCCATACGCCTGGATGAACTCATAGTGAACACAGATGAAGATGAATTTAAGTTCAACATCAAGGATCTGCATGATTGCGTATGGGAAGGATGCCGTGTATGCCGTGATGCTGTTTCAAAAGTAGCAGATATCTCAGCAGGCTATGCTGGCAGCTCAATGGGATGGACAACCCTCATTGCAAGAAATATGAAGGGACTTGAACTTCTTGAGAAAGCAGAAAAAGCAGGATATATTGAAACTTCAGCAGATATTGATACTGATCAGATCGAAGAGTTTGCCAGTATCAAGATGGAACGCTTCAAGAAGGAACTCAAAAAACGTCTTGACGCTGAGATTCCGGTAAACCACTATTGGGTACGGGATTATCCAGGTGTGCGACCTGAAGTTAATGGAACGAATTTTGTCAAGATAAAAACAAATTCAGGTATAGTGAATCATGACTATATGGCCAAAGTTACAAGACTTGCCGAGAAATATGGAGATGGCACTCTTGAACTTACCTCGCGAAAAAGTATTGAGATACAGGGTGTAAAAGGTGAGGACGTAGACGAACTTATGAGTGAAATATACTCAAGCGGCCTGAACACCATCGGAATGGGTTATGCAACAGCATGCCCGGGTAATACATATTGTCCGGAAGGTCTTGTAAATACTAAAGACCTGGCTAATGAGCTTACAATGTTGTTCGCCCAGAAGAACATGCCACATAAAATGAAGATAGGTGTGGCAGGTTGCCCCAATAACTGTGTTCGTGCACATAACAATGATATTGGCATCATAGGTCAACTCTACCCTACAATAGACCTGGACAAATGCACCGGTTGTGGCAGATGTGAAGAACTTTGTAAGGTCAATGCTATCTCCATTGAAAAGGGTAAATCTGTAATAGACCGCGATCTCTGTATCAATTGCGGATGGTGTGTCCGGGGTTGTCCGCACGAAGGTGCCATTGAAGGTCAACGTGGATTCTCCGTCTGGATCGGCGGTAATAGTGCGAGAAGACCCACAGAGGGAATTCTCCTGAAATCATTCTGCACCCCCGATGAAATTCCTGAGATCGTTGAGAGTGTCCGCTTACATTTCCTCAAACACAGAACACAACCAGGCAAAGAACGCCTTGGCAATATTATGGAAAAAGTAGGAAAAGGAGAATTTGTAAGCACGATGTAAGCTTACTTTCCTTTTTTACACTCTTAAAACCGAATAAATTAATAAAATAATGAATCTGCTGTTCTATAAACCCCAAAGTCGGGTTCAGATTCACTATTACTTTTTCTGACTGATTTAATAAAATATAAGATAACAGTGACGACAGTATTCTGATTAAAGTCTGATTAATTCAGTCATCAGGATATATATTCAAAAGTTCATTGTAAAACTCAGTTAATACTACCTTATAAACAATATATATAGGAATAGCAAGTATCATCCCCAGAGCGCCCAGCATATCGGCGAAGATAAGGATCAACAGGATACTAAGCAAAGGATTTACAGCTACTTTTCCTGATATCATGAAAGGTATCAGGTAGAGATTATCCACAAGCTGGGCAATGATAACAGTAATGACTGCAAACAATGCAATGGTAGGACTGACAATAAAGCCAACTATCACTGCCGGAATAGCCCCAATTATCGGACCTATATATGGCACGATATTAAGCAAACCTGCAAGGGCACCCAAGAAAAACCAGCCATTGATGCCTGCAAGATAGAAACCAATGCAACAAATAAATCCTACAATAACACTTTCAAGTATCTTGGCAGAGAAAAAATCACGAAGTCTTTTTCCAATATCTGAAATTGACAGATCTACACTTTCCTGATATTTCACCGGAAAAATCTCAATCAACTCCCTGATCATCACATCCTTTTTCGAGAAATAGATACGGAACATCAAAGGTATAACAAGCAAACCGGTGAAAATGAAATAAGATAATTTCGAAAATATGGATGAAAGAAAATTGAATATATAATCACCAATGGACGTCAGATCGTCGGCAGAAAGGATCGGCCTCCCATCTGGAGAAGAGAGTAAGTATCCATAATTTGAAATTATGTCGGAGGTACCTGTTTCATATTGCTTTTGAGAACTGCTTATCAAATTACCCATATCATACAACTGACCCAGTAGAAGTAGATAAAATAAAAGGAAAACAAAAATAACAACCGTGATCGCATATATCCTTCTGACCCACAGGGATTTATGCCCAAAATGTTTATTGAATTCAATAAGAGTTCTGTCAGTTACAAGAACAAGGATACAACCAACGATAAGAACAATGAACAAATTCTCAAAATGGAAAAGTATAATAAAAAATGTAGTCAAAAATGCAAACACGATGAGCATTATGCTCCATACTTTGGAATTCGTAGTTAATGCCATACTTTTACCTGCAAATAATCTAACTATCTACAGGATTTCTTTTTATAAATAATTCTGTCATGGAGCGCAGAACAGATTTTAAGACGTCTTCTTTTTCAGACTCGAAATTTGTCCCATTTACTGAATCTATAGAACCTTTATCAGATGAATATTCCATGCTGTTTCCCCCCATATCCACAACAACTATATCGTCTTCAAAAGTCTCAGTTGTTTTGCCAGTTATAGCGAAACTACCGAACCCACTTGTTGTTGACATAAAAGAGATATTACCGCTACTGTCATTCACAACTTTGGCAGGGAACGATTTCCAGTTAGAGCTACTGTACAGGTTCAGACGCACAGAATCAACATCGATGTTGTTCTCATCTATCCATTTCTTACCAACATGGAAAATAATGCGAGTATCATCCATTTTATTTTCCAGCCCTGTCTTCCCAGTAATGATATTAGCATAATAATAAACGACGTCATCAGGATTTTCTGAAACAGATGATGACCTGTTATTCAGAACTTCAATTGTAGTCTTAACATAACCTGCATTGACAGCCGAATTAAATTCAAGAGAATCTATAGGATTCTGCCCATCAGGGAATGAAAACTTTGTGGTCACACCCTTGTTAACTACCTGCATGCTGACATCTTTTACTTTGATATTACTGTAATCTTCACCTGAAGAAACAGAACCTGAAGAGCTTCCACCACCACTACCTCCTGATATTATTTGAGAAGGTGTTGACGTAGCTACCCAGTACCATTGCTTCCATATACTGCCATTATCATTGGAAACATGGACCTTAAGACTATAATTTCCTGTTTCGGAAACAGATGGAATACAGCTTGAACTATTTGCATCATTATAGGTGCTGAGCAGTTCATCATCCAGATACCATATAATATCTGAAGTTTCGCTTATATTAACTGAAAATTCAGGTGCACGGTCAAGCCTGGAACTTAGACCTTCAGAATCCGGTGAAAAGACCACGTCAAAATCAGGAATGACTTCCAGACACCATGTATTATTTAAAATATCAGTACCGTCATCAACAATGACTGTCAGATTATAAGAGGCAGCTTCATCCTCTAAAGCTGAATATATAGAGGAGTTACATAAAAAATCCTGCTGTACAATGACTCCATCAAGCAACCAGGTTACATCTGATGACAGGGCAGCATCAACTGAAAAGTTAACAGTTTCACCTGTGTGAAAGGAGAAATTAGTAGCAGAGGGAGAAAATACAACACTGCCTGCTGCAGAAGCAGGAAGAATTATCAATCCAAGAGCAACAATTAACAGAAAAAAACGAAAGGAAACTGACGTAAAAGTAGTCTTCAAAAATGTCCACCTCACAAAGGACTGTATTCTTTAGATGTTTCCCATTTAGCATTCAGAAGATTTGAAATTGTGGAAGAGAATTCTTCCCCGTTAGTCCATACAGCAGTCAGATCAGCTTCACCATCATCTTCCTTTATGGTATCCACAAGCATTTCAGAATTATCTACAACGACAACAAAACTTTTGAGCTCCAATGGATTATTTTTCATAGAATCTACCCTGATAGATGCAAAAGGAACTAGGTGATGGATCTTTCTTGCCTCGTCATCACATGAACTAATAATCCGGATACTAACACCCTCATCAGCAGTCTTTTTGTTAAAAATACCAATGATCGTAGTGTAATCTTTTTTGAGGGACACATACTTTTCTACAAGGCTCAGGAAAGGTGTTGAAGAACTCAGTATCAGGACATCTTTTTCTGCACTTTCGAGCATCTGTATAACCTTATCTGTAACATTCCTGATACCATTGATAGTCCAGATAAGTTCTTCCGCATTATCGCAAGAAGATTTACCATACATATTGTTCAATTCATCGAGAACACCATCACATTCATCCTTATAATCGCGTTTCAGTTTCGCAATGGCATCCTTAGGAGGAATACATCTGTAACGCATTGGTTTTGTATTCTGGAATTCAATGATACCTCTTTTTTCCAGCTTTTTGAGGGCACCATATATAGCAGAATTGGGAACACCGGAATCCAGATGCAAAGCTGATACTGTTGCACTTTCGTTTTTCACAAGAGCCACAAAGACCTTTGCCTCATATGATGTAAAACCGAGATTCTGGAGAGATGTTAAAAGCATTGTGATGATATCACCCTCATTAATTGTAAAGGAAAAAAAATAAAGAAAAGGAGATCACTTGTCTCCTTCTTTCTTACCCATGTATTTTTTAACACCTACAAAGACAGCTCCAAGAATCAACAGGACCACTACAATTCCGATATACTTACCCATACCTGATCCTGAAGAACCTGCAGGAAGAGTTTCAGTCTGGATCTTAACAGTGTCTGATATCTGGCTGTGTCCATCGGTATCCTCGTATTTGATCTCACTATTGATGGCATAGTTCTTTGATACTGCTGTTTCGTCCACCTTCAGTTTGAATACAGCCTCTGCAGTCTCACCTGGTGCAATTGAACCAAGGAATGACTGGTCATCGGTTGTGCTGAACGGATCAGCAGCACTTATCCTGACAGTGGCATCTTTCACAGCTTCTTCACCTGTATTCTTGTAAACAACACGC
Encoded proteins:
- a CDS encoding DUF169 domain-containing protein, which codes for MNNTEISEKLTEILELRHEPVAVKIIKKGEKIPDGFDEPDSNIRHCQSIMQAKNGESFVIPADKHACVVGASSMGLMPTPPKVKEGDFHANLGMFECADAAANMISQRSELEEGSTIATVVGPLKEFKIKPDVVILVDLPETLYWLVPAATFFEGGRQDFSTAAFQATCVDSTIIPLLTGKMNMSLGCYGCRRSTDIGKDEMIAGIPYGNLEKMIESLDKIHDGPMQKARPK
- a CDS encoding DUF1847 domain-containing protein, which codes for MKCAYCDDKMCREGKDCAGITDDINYEGTELESMQTSAAIEARYYMQKTRLEEIILYSKEMGYKRLGLAFCVGMEREAKIVQKILEKHFNVFSVCCKVSSINKEDYDLEKLHPETFDPTCNPIGQAMMLEKKKTQLNIIIGLCIGHDILFTQHSAAPVTTFIVKDRVLAHNPAGVIYSGYYLKNVFGITD
- a CDS encoding MBL fold metallo-hydrolase: MKLTVIYDNEANEGLQSGWGFACLIETDEHNILFDTGWDGHILLDNMNKLSIDPKSIDILIISHQHWDHMGGVSTFLNENPDVNIYVPASFSANLKKEMASKGNGKLYGIKAPQEICNNIYTTGELGKDIKEQSLVLKSENGLYVLTGCAHPGLSPIIEAASSFGDVTGIFGGLHDSQEYGLFKNMQLIGAGHCTSHKDAIRKMYQDKFVKIFAGYSIDI
- a CDS encoding DUF169 domain-containing protein, with product MDNEKIQILGKELIDILQITTSPVAVHLVQADEEIPAEIPQIDEKTRHCQMVDNSRRLGTQFYSLLDNQMCKGGAAVMGLTEMSPKLKNGEVYFNLNHFASLDSAKSTMERVPMVPANSVKAILYSPLEKATFAPDVVLIIAKPGQVMELSQALLHKTGGRVNAGFAGKQSVCADGVAYPYLTGEAGVTIGCSGSRKYTEIQDEEMIMGIPVAMLPDLVESAKSMFGSYAC
- a CDS encoding Coenzyme F420 hydrogenase/dehydrogenase, beta subunit C-terminal domain, encoding MSDNYKWFLKDAVVDKGMCTFCGACAAVCPYDIIDFDENGAKIKDECYRNGEGACKDVCQRVMTDAARISMNVFNFKARPPTLIGQYERIVAARATDPQILENGQDGGAVTALLAYCFDNGLIDGASIIAGLSKPNVRIVTNKDELLESQGAKYSTIPVMSALRHIGDELDNVAMVGLPCQTYGARRTQFFKGLNVHPIEVGMNGEKTSLPNVPYVIGLFCMENFNFEKLSSYLMDAGVDLSKVKKYAIRLDELIVNTDEDEFKFNIKDLHDCVWEGCRVCRDAVSKVADISAGYAGSSMGWTTLIARNMKGLELLEKAEKAGYIETSADIDTDQIEEFASIKMERFKKELKKRLDAEIPVNHYWVRDYPGVRPEVNGTNFVKIKTNSGIVNHDYMAKVTRLAEKYGDGTLELTSRKSIEIQGVKGEDVDELMSEIYSSGLNTIGMGYATACPGNTYCPEGLVNTKDLANELTMLFAQKNMPHKMKIGVAGCPNNCVRAHNNDIGIIGQLYPTIDLDKCTGCGRCEELCKVNAISIEKGKSVIDRDLCINCGWCVRGCPHEGAIEGQRGFSVWIGGNSARRPTEGILLKSFCTPDEIPEIVESVRLHFLKHRTQPGKERLGNIMEKVGKGEFVSTM
- a CDS encoding AI-2E family transporter, which codes for MALTTNSKVWSIMLIVFAFLTTFFIILFHFENLFIVLIVGCILVLVTDRTLIEFNKHFGHKSLWVRRIYAITVVIFVFLLFYLLLLGQLYDMGNLISSSQKQYETGTSDIISNYGYLLSSPDGRPILSADDLTSIGDYIFNFLSSIFSKLSYFIFTGLLVIPLMFRIYFSKKDVMIRELIEIFPVKYQESVDLSISDIGKRLRDFFSAKILESVIVGFICCIGFYLAGINGWFFLGALAGLLNIVPYIGPIIGAIPAVIVGFIVSPTIALFAVITVIIAQLVDNLYLIPFMISGKVAVNPLLSILLILIFADMLGALGMILAIPIYIVYKVVLTEFYNELLNIYPDD
- a CDS encoding PGF-pre-PGF domain-containing protein, whose amino-acid sequence is MKTTFTSVSFRFFLLIVALGLIILPASAAGSVVFSPSATNFSFHTGETVNFSVDAALSSDVTWLLDGVIVQQDFLCNSSIYSALEDEAASYNLTVIVDDGTDILNNTWCLEVIPDFDVVFSPDSEGLSSRLDRAPEFSVNISETSDIIWYLDDELLSTYNDANSSSCIPSVSETGNYSLKVHVSNDNGSIWKQWYWVATSTPSQIISGGSGGGSSSGSVSSGEDYSNIKVKDVSMQVVNKGVTTKFSFPDGQNPIDSLEFNSAVNAGYVKTTIEVLNNRSSSVSENPDDVVYYYANIITGKTGLENKMDDTRIIFHVGKKWIDENNIDVDSVRLNLYSSSNWKSFPAKVVNDSSGNISFMSTTSGFGSFAITGKTTETFEDDIVVVDMGGNSMEYSSDKGSIDSVNGTNFESEKEDVLKSVLRSMTELFIKRNPVDS
- a CDS encoding helix-turn-helix domain-containing protein, yielding MLLTSLQNLGFTSYEAKVFVALVKNESATVSALHLDSGVPNSAIYGALKKLEKRGIIEFQNTKPMRYRCIPPKDAIAKLKRDYKDECDGVLDELNNMYGKSSCDNAEELIWTINGIRNVTDKVIQMLESAEKDVLILSSSTPFLSLVEKYVSLKKDYTTIIGIFNKKTADEGVSIRIISSCDDEARKIHHLVPFASIRVDSMKNNPLELKSFVVVVDNSEMLVDTIKEDDGEADLTAVWTNGEEFSSTISNLLNAKWETSKEYSPL